A single region of the Duganella sp. BuS-21 genome encodes:
- a CDS encoding heme utilization protein, producing MVALSSQQVSALTSQQVAAFSSGSIAAIETADIGALKTNAVAALSTQQLAAVTTDQIGALSTGQIAALSTNVLANGLTTDQVVALSSNQLTALSTAQFAALSTNSIAAIETADIVGLKTSVIASLKTGQLAALTTDQLSSLTTGQISALTTGSVAALTTDQVVALSSNQFGALSTAQIVAFTTNAIVAIETADIGGLKSASIGALTTTQAKALTTDQIVALSSQQVAALSSQQVAALSSGAIAAIETNDIGALKTNAVAALSTQQLAAITTDQIGSLSTGQIAALSTNVLANGLTTDQVVALSSNQLTALSTAQFAALSTGAIAAIETADIVGLKTSVIASLKTAQLASLTTDQLGALSTGQVAAFTTGSIAALTTDQVVALSSNQFGALSTAQIVAFTTNDIAAIETADIAGLKSASIAALTTTQAKALTTDQVVALSSQQVASLTSQQVAALSSGSIAAIETNDIGALKTNAIAALSTQQLAAVTTDQIGALGTGQIAALSTASLATGLTTDQVVALSSNQLGALSTVQFSALSTGAVAAIETADIGGLKTSIIATLKTAQLVSLTTDQLGALSTGQVAALTTGSVAALTTDQVVALSSNQFGALSTAQVASFTTNGIAAIETADIGGLKTSSIVALTTGQAKALTTDQIVALSSQQVAALTSQQVAALSSGSIAAIETADLGALKTSSIAVLSTQQLAALTTDQIGVLSTAQIVSLSTASLATGLTTDQVVALSSNQVGALTTAQMNALSTGAIAAIETADFGALKTSVIAALKTSHIQSLTTDQIASLSTAQVGALTTAALSSAFSTDQIVALTTTAVSVLSTAQVAALSTNSIAALSTEDITVLRTSVLAALQTAQVVALTTDQIVALSSNQVAALSSNQIRAMSTNQLVAIETADIIALRTAALAGLTSAQLSTLTTGQVSVLTSAQVCSISTQQAQGLTTDQLNNMSPLYSPIVLDLNGDGITTLGLSAGVNFDLRADGTKVNTGWVGGGDGLLALDRNGDGVINDGSELFGNATGLNGGGKASTGYQALAELDSNGDGTVDAKDGAYADLRVWVDGNADGVSQLDELKSLADLGITKLNLNAKTDVSVQNGNFIGITSTYETADGASHAAADVWFSVGATSNVSSSVSKLSNAMSSFNAAAASAAQNAVKLEVPGNTTASVAALASAIGSYDSTKLTAASNQVSTDETQRLKALLSGNHSNGILAVK from the coding sequence GTGGTTGCTCTGTCGAGCCAGCAGGTTTCGGCCCTGACCAGCCAGCAGGTTGCTGCCTTCAGCAGCGGTTCGATCGCCGCGATTGAAACGGCCGACATCGGCGCGCTGAAAACCAACGCCGTCGCCGCCCTGAGCACCCAGCAGCTGGCCGCCGTCACCACCGACCAGATCGGCGCCCTGAGCACCGGCCAGATCGCTGCGCTGAGCACCAACGTGCTGGCCAACGGCCTGACCACCGACCAGGTCGTCGCGCTGTCGTCCAACCAGCTGACCGCGCTGAGCACCGCGCAGTTCGCCGCCTTGTCGACCAACTCGATCGCCGCCATCGAAACCGCCGACATCGTCGGCCTGAAAACCAGCGTGATCGCTTCGCTGAAAACCGGCCAGCTGGCTGCGTTGACCACCGACCAGCTGTCGAGCCTGACCACCGGCCAGATCAGCGCGCTGACCACGGGCAGCGTCGCCGCCCTGACCACGGATCAAGTGGTGGCCCTGTCGTCGAACCAGTTCGGCGCCCTGAGCACCGCGCAGATCGTCGCCTTCACCACCAACGCGATCGTGGCGATTGAAACGGCCGACATCGGCGGCCTGAAATCGGCCTCGATCGGCGCCCTGACCACCACCCAGGCCAAGGCACTGACCACCGACCAGATCGTCGCCCTGTCGAGCCAGCAAGTCGCCGCCCTGAGCAGCCAGCAGGTCGCCGCCCTGAGCAGCGGTGCCATCGCCGCCATCGAAACCAACGACATCGGCGCGCTGAAAACCAACGCCGTGGCCGCCCTGAGCACCCAGCAGCTGGCCGCCATCACGACCGACCAGATCGGCTCCCTGAGCACCGGCCAGATCGCCGCGCTGAGCACCAACGTGCTGGCCAACGGCCTGACCACCGACCAGGTTGTCGCGCTGTCGTCGAACCAGCTGACCGCGCTGAGCACCGCGCAGTTCGCCGCACTGTCGACCGGCGCCATCGCCGCGATCGAGACCGCCGACATCGTGGGCCTGAAAACCAGCGTGATCGCTTCGCTGAAAACCGCTCAGCTGGCCTCGCTGACCACCGACCAGCTCGGCGCGCTGAGCACCGGCCAGGTTGCTGCATTCACCACCGGCAGCATCGCCGCCCTGACCACGGATCAAGTGGTGGCCCTGTCGTCGAACCAGTTCGGCGCCCTCAGCACCGCGCAGATCGTGGCCTTCACCACCAACGATATCGCCGCGATTGAAACGGCCGATATCGCCGGCCTGAAGTCGGCCTCGATCGCCGCCCTGACCACCACCCAGGCCAAGGCGTTGACCACCGACCAGGTGGTTGCCCTGTCGAGCCAGCAAGTCGCATCGCTGACCAGCCAGCAGGTTGCCGCCCTGAGCAGCGGTTCCATCGCCGCCATCGAAACCAACGACATCGGCGCCCTGAAAACCAACGCCATCGCCGCCCTGAGCACCCAGCAGCTGGCAGCGGTGACCACCGATCAGATCGGCGCCCTGGGCACCGGCCAGATCGCCGCCCTGAGCACCGCCTCGCTGGCGACCGGCCTGACCACCGACCAGGTTGTCGCGCTGTCGTCGAACCAGCTGGGCGCGTTGAGCACCGTACAGTTCAGCGCCCTGAGCACCGGCGCCGTGGCCGCCATCGAGACCGCCGACATCGGCGGCCTGAAAACCAGCATCATCGCTACGCTGAAGACCGCGCAGCTGGTGTCGCTGACCACCGACCAGCTGGGCGCCCTGAGCACCGGCCAGGTCGCTGCGCTGACCACCGGCAGCGTCGCCGCCCTGACCACGGATCAAGTGGTGGCCCTGTCGTCGAACCAGTTCGGCGCCCTGAGCACCGCGCAAGTGGCGTCGTTCACCACCAACGGTATCGCCGCGATTGAAACGGCCGATATCGGCGGCCTGAAAACCTCGTCCATCGTCGCCCTGACGACCGGCCAGGCCAAGGCCCTGACGACCGACCAGATCGTCGCCCTGAGCAGCCAGCAGGTCGCCGCCCTGACCAGCCAGCAGGTTGCCGCGCTGAGCAGCGGTTCGATCGCCGCGATTGAAACCGCCGACCTCGGCGCGCTGAAAACCAGCTCGATCGCCGTGCTGAGCACCCAGCAGCTGGCGGCGCTGACCACCGACCAGATCGGCGTGCTGAGCACCGCACAGATCGTGTCGCTGAGCACCGCTTCGCTGGCTACCGGCCTGACCACCGATCAGGTTGTCGCGCTGTCGTCCAACCAGGTGGGCGCGCTGACCACCGCGCAGATGAACGCCCTGTCGACCGGCGCCATCGCCGCCATCGAAACGGCCGACTTCGGCGCGCTGAAAACCAGCGTCATCGCCGCACTGAAGACCTCGCATATCCAGTCGCTGACGACGGACCAGATCGCTTCCCTGAGCACCGCCCAGGTCGGCGCCCTGACCACCGCCGCACTGTCGAGCGCCTTCAGCACCGACCAGATCGTGGCGCTGACCACCACGGCGGTCAGTGTCCTGAGCACCGCCCAGGTGGCTGCGCTGTCGACCAACTCGATCGCCGCGCTGAGCACGGAAGACATCACCGTGCTGCGCACCTCGGTCCTGGCGGCCCTGCAGACCGCGCAGGTGGTGGCGCTGACCACCGACCAGATCGTGGCGCTGTCGAGCAACCAGGTGGCTGCGCTGTCGAGCAACCAGATCCGTGCGATGAGCACCAACCAGCTGGTGGCCATCGAGACCGCCGACATCATCGCCCTGCGCACCGCCGCGCTGGCCGGCCTGACGTCGGCCCAGCTCTCGACCCTGACCACCGGCCAGGTCTCGGTGCTGACCAGCGCCCAGGTCTGCTCGATCAGCACGCAGCAGGCACAAGGTCTGACCACCGACCAGCTGAACAACATGTCGCCGCTGTACTCGCCAATCGTGCTGGACCTGAATGGTGATGGCATCACCACCCTGGGCCTGTCGGCTGGCGTCAACTTCGACCTGCGCGCCGACGGCACCAAAGTCAACACCGGTTGGGTTGGTGGCGGCGATGGCCTGCTGGCCCTGGATCGCAACGGCGACGGCGTGATCAACGACGGTAGCGAGTTGTTCGGTAATGCAACCGGCCTGAACGGCGGCGGCAAAGCCAGCACCGGTTACCAGGCGTTGGCCGAACTGGACAGCAACGGCGACGGCACGGTCGACGCCAAGGATGGCGCTTACGCCGACCTGCGCGTCTGGGTCGACGGCAACGCCGACGGCGTCAGCCAGCTGGATGAACTGAAGTCGCTGGCCGACCTCGGCATCACCAAGCTGAACCTGAACGCCAAGACGGATGTGTCGGTGCAGAACGGCAACTTCATCGGCATCACCTCGACTTACGAGACTGCTGATGGCGCCAGCCACGCTGCCGCCGACGTCTGGTTCTCGGTCGGTGCGACGAGCAACGTCAGCAGCTCGGTGAGCAAGCTGTCGAACGCGATGTCGAGCTTCAACGCTGCGGCAGCGAGCGCAGCGCAGAACGCGGTCAAGCTGGAAGTGCCGGGCAACACCACCGCCTCGGTGGCGGCCCTGGCCAGCGCGATCGGCAGCTACGACAGCACCAAGCTGACCGCCGCCTCGAACCAGGTCTCGACCGACGAGACGCAGCGCCTCAAAGCACTGCTCAGCGGCAACCACAGCAACGGCATCCTGGCTGTCAAGTAA
- a CDS encoding HlyD family type I secretion periplasmic adaptor subunit: MEPANKPHVNVKRGKKDETEIDFLPDADAIERGPLPKFVRITLHVMVLAFVCFIIWACVSPVDKIVVAHGKLVNPLPNIVVQPLDTSIIQSIEVRVGQIVKKGQLLATLDPTFTAADETQLRVRLDSLDTQAAGLRAELSGKAGAVTSKGSTDDAQLQALLSTERKANYEAQKTKMDQNIARLRAGLDTNKHDQVILAERVKALREVEAMQEQLMAEQFGAKMHLLEARDRRLGVERDMDLQRNKLTEMGRELASAESERAAFEKSWRQKSMEDLLAASRERDGINEQLAKADKRHKMVQMVAPADGVVLEIGKLSVGSIVREAEPLFTIVPLGAELEAEVQIDSQDIGFIKPGLAVHLKVDAFNFQEHGMLEGKIRFVSQDSFKRDSADKGGGGLDQYYLSRIPYTGQLRKLRAGAQLMPGMTVSAEVVVGHRTVMSYLLFPLTRALDESIREP; encoded by the coding sequence ATGGAACCAGCAAACAAGCCACATGTAAACGTCAAGCGCGGCAAGAAGGACGAGACCGAGATCGACTTCCTGCCGGACGCCGACGCCATCGAGCGCGGCCCGCTGCCGAAGTTCGTGCGCATCACCCTGCATGTGATGGTGCTGGCCTTCGTCTGCTTCATCATCTGGGCTTGCGTGTCGCCGGTTGACAAGATCGTGGTTGCTCATGGCAAGCTGGTCAATCCGCTGCCGAACATCGTGGTGCAGCCGCTCGATACCTCCATCATCCAGAGCATCGAGGTACGCGTCGGCCAGATCGTCAAGAAGGGCCAGCTGCTGGCCACCCTCGATCCGACCTTCACCGCCGCCGACGAAACCCAGCTGCGCGTGCGCCTCGATTCGCTCGATACGCAGGCAGCCGGCCTGCGCGCCGAACTGAGCGGCAAGGCTGGCGCCGTGACCAGCAAGGGCAGCACCGACGACGCCCAGTTGCAAGCGCTGCTGTCGACCGAGCGCAAGGCCAATTACGAAGCGCAGAAAACCAAGATGGACCAGAACATCGCGCGCCTGCGCGCCGGCCTGGACACCAACAAGCACGACCAGGTGATCCTGGCCGAGCGCGTGAAGGCGCTGCGCGAAGTGGAAGCCATGCAGGAGCAGCTGATGGCCGAGCAGTTCGGCGCCAAGATGCATTTGCTGGAAGCGCGCGACCGCCGCCTGGGCGTCGAGCGCGACATGGATTTGCAGCGCAACAAGCTGACCGAGATGGGGCGCGAGCTGGCCTCGGCCGAGTCCGAGCGCGCGGCGTTTGAAAAGAGCTGGCGCCAGAAGTCGATGGAAGACCTGCTGGCCGCCAGCCGCGAACGCGACGGCATCAACGAGCAGCTGGCCAAGGCCGACAAGCGGCACAAGATGGTGCAGATGGTGGCGCCGGCCGACGGCGTGGTGCTGGAGATCGGCAAGTTGTCGGTCGGTTCCATCGTGCGCGAAGCCGAGCCGCTGTTCACCATCGTGCCGCTGGGCGCGGAGCTGGAGGCGGAAGTGCAGATCGATTCGCAGGACATCGGCTTCATCAAGCCGGGCCTGGCGGTGCACCTGAAGGTGGACGCTTTCAACTTCCAGGAACACGGCATGTTGGAGGGCAAGATTCGCTTCGTCAGCCAGGATTCCTTCAAGCGCGACAGCGCCGACAAGGGTGGCGGCGGGCTGGACCAGTATTACCTGAGCCGTATTCCCTACACCGGTCAGTTGCGCAAGTTGCGCGCCGGCGCACAGCTGATGCCGGGCATGACGGTGTCGGCGGAAGTGGTGGTCGGCCATCGCACCGTGATGTCCTACCTGTTGTTCCCGCTCACGCGCGCACTGGACGAATCGATCCGCGAGCCGTAA
- a CDS encoding peptidase domain-containing ABC transporter codes for MQDKFPHTAIQCLTAIAQHHGLQINPERLIDENALRAEEPSTGALLRIAAEIGLKAKADKLNWTRLMAQGGVFPLMARLVDGNMVIVVGVKPGENGGEEQAAVLNPAAANAQVVLVPRSEFEKRWLGDVIFVKRQHKLTDPNQPFGLRWFIPEILKQKAAFRDIFIAAIAMQLLALASPIFFQLVIDKVLTHQSVTTLQVLGVGIVMALIFDSTFGFLRQTLTLAASNKIDMRLTRRVFGHLLSLPIDFFETTSAGVVTRHMQQLEKIRSFLTGRLFMTGLDLIALVVFVPVLFSYSFKLTLIVLLFAGMIGAIVMAMVPTFQRRLNALYAAEGQRQGMLVETIHGMRTVKALAIEPSQRRVWDQRSAEAITMHFRVGQISIAGNSVTDFLGKLLPVTIIIVGASDVFAGTLSVGALIAFQMLSGRVTQPLISIVGLVNEYQETALSVKMLGEVMNRAPEGRPGANGLRPTLQGEIKFDNVVFRYPGSQNMALNKASFTIEEGTVVGIVGRSGSGKTTLTKLIQGLYPLQEGLVRFDGIDAREIELSHLRRQIGVVLQENFLFRGTVRDNLSVTKPDATFEELVAAAQAAGADEFIERLPQGYDTILEENATNLSGGQKQRLSIARTLVSRPRILILDEAASALDPESEAIFINNLSKIAVGRTVVMISHRLSTLVNSDKIMVMQQGSLVDSGRHEELLTRSDTYQHLWNQQTSHM; via the coding sequence ATGCAAGATAAATTCCCCCACACCGCGATCCAGTGTCTGACCGCCATCGCCCAGCATCATGGTCTGCAAATCAATCCGGAACGCCTGATCGACGAGAACGCCCTGCGTGCGGAAGAGCCGAGCACCGGCGCCTTGCTGCGCATCGCCGCCGAGATCGGTTTGAAAGCCAAGGCCGACAAGCTGAACTGGACGCGCCTGATGGCGCAAGGCGGCGTGTTCCCGCTGATGGCGCGCCTGGTGGATGGCAATATGGTGATCGTGGTCGGCGTCAAGCCGGGAGAAAATGGCGGCGAGGAGCAGGCCGCCGTGCTGAACCCGGCCGCCGCCAACGCGCAGGTGGTGCTGGTGCCGCGCAGCGAGTTCGAAAAGCGCTGGCTCGGCGACGTCATCTTCGTCAAACGCCAGCACAAGCTGACCGATCCCAACCAGCCTTTCGGCCTGCGCTGGTTCATTCCTGAAATCCTCAAGCAGAAGGCCGCCTTCCGCGACATCTTCATCGCCGCCATCGCCATGCAGCTGCTGGCGCTGGCTTCGCCGATCTTCTTCCAGCTGGTGATCGACAAGGTGCTTACGCACCAGAGCGTCACCACACTGCAGGTGCTCGGCGTGGGCATCGTGATGGCGCTGATCTTCGATTCGACCTTCGGCTTCCTGCGCCAGACGCTGACCCTGGCCGCCTCCAACAAGATCGACATGCGCCTGACGCGGCGCGTCTTCGGCCACCTGCTGTCGCTGCCGATCGACTTCTTTGAAACCACCAGCGCCGGCGTGGTCACGCGCCACATGCAGCAGCTGGAAAAAATCCGCAGCTTCCTGACCGGCCGCCTGTTCATGACCGGCCTGGATCTGATCGCGCTGGTGGTGTTCGTGCCCGTGCTGTTCAGCTACTCGTTCAAGCTGACCCTGATCGTGTTGCTGTTCGCCGGCATGATCGGCGCCATCGTCATGGCCATGGTGCCGACCTTCCAGCGCCGCCTGAACGCGCTGTACGCGGCCGAAGGCCAGCGCCAGGGCATGCTGGTGGAAACCATCCACGGCATGCGCACGGTCAAGGCGCTGGCCATCGAGCCGTCGCAGCGGCGCGTGTGGGACCAGCGCTCGGCGGAAGCGATTACCATGCACTTCCGCGTCGGCCAGATTTCCATCGCCGGCAATTCGGTGACCGACTTCCTCGGCAAGCTGCTGCCGGTGACCATCATCATCGTCGGCGCCTCCGACGTCTTTGCCGGCACCCTGTCGGTCGGCGCGCTGATCGCCTTCCAGATGCTGTCGGGCCGCGTGACCCAGCCCTTGATTTCCATCGTCGGCCTGGTCAACGAATACCAGGAAACCGCGCTGTCGGTGAAGATGCTGGGCGAGGTGATGAACCGCGCGCCGGAAGGCCGCCCCGGCGCCAACGGCCTGCGGCCGACGCTGCAGGGCGAGATCAAGTTCGACAACGTGGTGTTCCGCTACCCGGGGTCGCAGAACATGGCGCTGAACAAGGCCTCCTTCACGATCGAAGAAGGCACGGTGGTGGGCATCGTCGGCCGTTCCGGTTCCGGCAAGACCACCCTGACCAAGCTGATCCAGGGCCTGTACCCGCTGCAGGAGGGCCTGGTGCGCTTCGACGGCATCGACGCCCGCGAGATCGAGCTGTCGCACCTGCGGCGCCAGATCGGCGTGGTGCTGCAGGAGAACTTCCTGTTCCGCGGCACGGTGCGCGACAACCTGTCGGTCACCAAGCCGGACGCCACGTTCGAAGAGCTGGTGGCCGCCGCGCAAGCGGCCGGCGCCGACGAATTCATCGAACGCCTGCCGCAGGGCTACGACACCATCCTGGAAGAGAACGCCACCAACCTGTCCGGCGGGCAGAAGCAGCGCCTGTCGATCGCGCGCACCCTGGTGTCGCGGCCGCGCATCCTGATCCTGGACGAGGCGGCTTCGGCACTCGATCCGGAATCGGAAGCCATCTTCATCAACAACCTGTCGAAGATCGCCGTGGGCCGCACGGTGGTGATGATTTCGCACCGCCTGTCGACCCTGGTCAATTCCGACAAGATCATGGTCATGCAACAGGGCTCCCTGGTCGATTCCGGCCGTCACGAAGAACTGCTCACCCGTAGCGACACCTACCAGCACTTATGGAACCAGCAAACAAGCCACATGTAA
- a CDS encoding glycosyltransferase gives MFTIIIANHERPLLLKRTLASLIAQTCQDFNVIVVSDTPGFLPPYPELSRLAQRFNYVLRAIGPAGAGASRNLGLALADAEYILFLDDDDTYRADHLAQLKQRLLQDKPALLFCDFLIENEDRSEHPPRVLPGGRAMAIGDVTADSIYVRNRIPNSCIAYRRDVLHSVRNDTQLVIYEDWDFLLNAMQGHGLAHFAHHGVVIHKSEPTAPENMRCGNSHDAQIVPTILEMYRRHPAPTLAIRQARQAYMANAGMALDLSYF, from the coding sequence GTGTTCACCATCATCATCGCGAACCACGAACGCCCGCTGCTGCTGAAACGCACGCTGGCCTCGCTGATCGCGCAGACCTGCCAGGACTTCAATGTGATCGTGGTGTCGGATACGCCGGGCTTCCTGCCGCCGTATCCTGAGCTGAGCCGGCTGGCGCAGCGCTTCAACTACGTGCTGCGCGCCATCGGCCCCGCCGGTGCCGGCGCCAGCCGCAACCTCGGCCTGGCGCTGGCCGATGCTGAATACATCTTGTTCCTCGACGACGACGATACCTATCGCGCCGACCATCTCGCCCAGCTCAAGCAGCGCCTGCTGCAGGACAAGCCGGCCTTGCTGTTCTGCGATTTCCTGATCGAGAACGAAGACCGCAGCGAGCATCCGCCGCGTGTCTTGCCGGGCGGCCGCGCGATGGCCATCGGCGACGTCACGGCCGACAGCATCTATGTGCGCAACCGCATCCCGAACAGCTGCATCGCCTATCGCCGCGACGTGCTGCACAGTGTGCGCAACGATACACAACTGGTGATCTACGAGGATTGGGATTTCCTGCTGAACGCCATGCAGGGCCACGGCCTGGCGCACTTCGCGCACCACGGCGTGGTGATCCACAAGAGCGAGCCGACTGCGCCGGAGAATATGCGTTGCGGGAATTCGCACGACGCCCAGATCGTGCCGACCATCCTGGAAATGTACCGCCGGCATCCGGCGCCGACGCTGGCGATCCGCCAGGCGCGGCAAGCCTATATGGCGAACGCCGGCATGGCGCTCGACCTCAGCTATTTTTAG
- a CDS encoding glycosyltransferase family 2 protein, whose protein sequence is MTTALPLVSILLPTHNRPDYAELALRSALAQDYPNLEIIVSDNSDDQLTRERFASYVAADPRIRYYKIDSCPPMDNFQHAYELAGGDFVNFLMDDDLFHPRKISVMMMAMLQHPTVGIVSSARQLITADGQPIPSPEHLKPLTEVDTLIAGRSLGAHLTGGGAGNVLGEPTTVLFRKAAAGPVFGVYQGRQYIVVSDMASWLTILATSDCIYLKDALSFFRVHAEQDQRNQRTQLRGHLEGLSMACDVWEHGLFLPRDQPQREKISQALTQTVSLLLPTYELLRDPMFDHEKIVDTVQRATRIVLS, encoded by the coding sequence ATGACGACCGCCTTGCCGCTGGTTAGCATCCTGCTGCCGACCCACAACCGTCCCGACTACGCCGAACTGGCCCTGCGCAGCGCGCTGGCGCAGGACTATCCCAACCTTGAAATCATCGTCAGCGACAACAGCGACGACCAGCTGACGCGCGAACGTTTCGCCTCGTATGTGGCGGCAGATCCACGCATTCGCTACTACAAGATCGACAGCTGCCCGCCGATGGACAACTTCCAGCACGCCTACGAGCTGGCCGGTGGCGACTTCGTCAACTTCCTGATGGACGACGACCTGTTCCATCCGCGCAAAATCAGCGTCATGATGATGGCCATGTTGCAGCATCCGACGGTCGGCATCGTCAGCTCGGCACGCCAGCTGATCACCGCCGACGGCCAGCCGATTCCATCGCCCGAGCATCTGAAGCCGCTGACCGAAGTCGACACCCTGATCGCCGGTCGCTCGCTGGGCGCGCACCTGACCGGCGGCGGCGCCGGCAACGTGCTCGGCGAACCAACCACGGTGCTGTTCCGCAAGGCGGCGGCAGGGCCGGTGTTCGGCGTGTATCAGGGCCGCCAGTACATCGTGGTGTCGGACATGGCGAGCTGGCTCACCATCCTCGCCACCAGCGATTGCATCTACCTCAAGGACGCGCTCAGCTTTTTCCGCGTGCACGCCGAGCAGGACCAGCGCAACCAGCGCACCCAGCTGCGTGGCCACCTGGAAGGCTTGTCGATGGCGTGCGATGTGTGGGAGCACGGCCTGTTCCTGCCGCGCGACCAGCCGCAGCGCGAAAAAATCAGCCAGGCGCTGACGCAAACCGTGTCCTTGTTGTTGCCAACCTACGAATTGCTGCGCGATCCGATGTTCGACCACGAAAAAATTGTCGATACGGTGCAACGCGCGACGCGCATCGTGCTGAGCTAA
- the rfbH gene encoding lipopolysaccharide biosynthesis protein RfbH, translated as MSEQYTQQELREQIRALVARYGALASAPRAFEPGVTLVPPAGKVVGAPEMELMVEASLDAWLTTGRFNDQFEAKLAKFIGVQHLITVNSGSSANLVAFSTLTSPRLGARAIQPGDEVIGVAAGFPTTVNPILQFGAVPVFVDVELGTYNIDASLIEAAISPKTKAIMLAHTLGNPYNLDVIVALCKKYNLWLIEDCCDALGATYNGKMVGTFGDIGTMSFYPAHHITMGEGGAVFTNNPELKMIAESFRDWGRDCYCGPGKDNTCGKRFCWKLGQLPEGYDHKYIYSHLGYNLKITDMQAACGLAQIDRAEGFVQARKDNFAYLSAGLQDCAEFLVLPHATENSDPSWFGFPLTVKPEANVGRVELLTYLDEHKIGTRLLFAGNLTKQPYMTGRNYRVSGELTNTDRVMHDTFWIGLYPGLTKEMLDFTIQKIRTFFALDF; from the coding sequence ATGAGCGAGCAGTATACCCAGCAAGAACTCCGCGAACAAATTCGGGCCCTCGTGGCGCGCTATGGTGCGCTGGCCAGCGCGCCGCGCGCCTTCGAGCCTGGCGTGACGCTGGTGCCGCCGGCCGGCAAAGTCGTCGGCGCACCGGAAATGGAACTGATGGTCGAAGCCTCGCTCGATGCCTGGCTGACTACCGGCCGCTTCAACGACCAGTTCGAAGCCAAGCTCGCCAAGTTCATCGGCGTGCAGCACCTGATCACCGTCAATTCGGGCTCGTCGGCCAACCTGGTGGCGTTTTCGACGCTGACCTCGCCACGCCTGGGCGCGCGCGCCATCCAGCCCGGCGATGAAGTGATCGGCGTGGCGGCGGGCTTCCCGACCACCGTCAATCCCATCCTGCAATTCGGCGCCGTACCGGTCTTCGTCGACGTCGAACTGGGCACCTACAACATCGACGCCAGCCTGATCGAAGCGGCCATCAGCCCGAAGACCAAGGCCATCATGCTGGCGCATACGCTGGGCAATCCGTACAACCTGGACGTGATTGTCGCGCTGTGCAAGAAGTACAATCTGTGGTTGATCGAGGACTGCTGCGACGCGCTCGGCGCCACCTACAACGGCAAGATGGTCGGCACCTTCGGCGACATCGGCACCATGAGCTTCTACCCGGCCCACCACATCACCATGGGCGAGGGCGGCGCGGTGTTCACCAACAATCCCGAGCTGAAGATGATCGCCGAGTCGTTCCGCGACTGGGGCCGCGACTGCTATTGCGGACCGGGCAAGGACAACACCTGCGGCAAGCGCTTCTGCTGGAAGCTGGGCCAGCTGCCGGAAGGCTACGATCACAAGTACATCTACAGCCACCTGGGCTACAACCTCAAGATCACCGACATGCAAGCCGCTTGCGGCCTGGCGCAGATCGACCGCGCCGAAGGCTTCGTCCAGGCGCGCAAGGATAACTTCGCCTACCTGTCGGCCGGCCTGCAGGACTGCGCCGAATTCCTGGTGCTGCCGCACGCCACCGAGAATTCCGACCCTTCGTGGTTCGGCTTCCCGCTGACCGTGAAGCCGGAAGCGAACGTTGGCCGGGTTGAACTGTTGACCTACCTGGACGAGCACAAGATCGGCACCCGCCTGCTGTTCGCCGGCAACCTGACCAAGCAGCCTTACATGACGGGCCGCAACTACCGCGTCTCCGGCGAGCTGACCAACACCGACCGCGTCATGCACGACACCTTCTGGATCGGCCTCTACCCTGGCCTGACCAAGGAAATGCTGGACTTCACCATACAGAAAATCCGCACCTTCTTCGCACTCGACTTCTAA